From a single Kryptolebias marmoratus isolate JLee-2015 linkage group LG6, ASM164957v2, whole genome shotgun sequence genomic region:
- the esd gene encoding S-formylglutathione hydrolase isoform X1: MRILRLVNLFRLSNHLNLKHTFIKSSYRSKMALTQVSSNKCAGGFQKVFEHDSTELKCKMKFAVYLPPKAETDKCPVMYWLSGLTCTEQNFITKAGSQLAAAEHGIIVVAPDTSPRGCNIEGEDESWDFGAGAGFYVDATQDPWKSNYRMYSYITEELPKLIIANFPTNPDRMSICGHSMGGHGALICALKNPGKYKAVSAFAPICNPIQCPWGQKAFSGYLGPDKSTWEPYDATVLAASYSGPQLDILIDQGRDDQFLSAGQLLPDNLISTCSEKKIPVVFRLQPGYDHSYFFIYSFMNDHIKHHAKYLNA, from the exons ATGCGAATATTACGTTTAGTTAACTTATTCCGACTTTCAAATCATCTTAACCTCAAgcatacatttataaaaagcaGTTATCG atCCAAGATGGCCCTCACACAAGTGTCTTCCAATAAATGTGCTGGTGGCTTCCAGAAGGTTTTTGAGCATGACAG CACCGAGCTGAAGTGTAAGATGAAGTTTGCCGTCTATCTCCCTCCCAAGGCTGAAACGGACAAATGTCCCGTCATGTATTGGCTCTCTG GTCTGACGTGCACAGAGCAGAACTTCATCACTAAAGCTGGCAGTCAGCTCGCTGCTGCAGAGCACGGCATCATCGTCGTGGCTCCAGATACCAGCCCAC GTGGCTGCAACATTGAGGGTGAAGATGAGAGCTGGGATTTTGGTGCAGGTGCTGGTTTCTACGTTGATGCCACACAGGACCCCTGGAAAAGCAACTACCGCATGTACTCGTACATTACTGAGGAG CTCCCCAAGTTAATCATTGCTAACTTCCCCACCAACCCAGACAGGATGTCCATATGTGGACACTCCATGGGCGGCCACGGGGCGCTTATTTGTGCCTTGAAGAACCCTGGGAAATATAAG GCTGTGTCTGCGTTCGCCCCCATCTGTAACCCCATCCAATGTCCCTGGGGTCAAAAAGCCTTCTCAGGGTACCTGGGCCCTGACAAGTCCACATGGGAG CCGTATGATGCCACAGTGTTGGCAGCGTCTTACTCAGGCCCTCAGCTTGACATCCTCATCGATCAGGGTCGTGATGATCAGTTCCTGTCAGCTGGTCAGCTGCTGCCCGACAACCTGATCAGCACCTGCTCTGAGAAAAAAATCCCTGTCGTCTTCAGACTGCAGCCG GGCTACGACCACAGTTACTTCTTCATCTACTCCTTTATGAACGACCACATTAAACACCACGCTAAGTACCTGAACGCCTGA
- the esd gene encoding S-formylglutathione hydrolase isoform X2: MALTQVSSNKCAGGFQKVFEHDSTELKCKMKFAVYLPPKAETDKCPVMYWLSGLTCTEQNFITKAGSQLAAAEHGIIVVAPDTSPRGCNIEGEDESWDFGAGAGFYVDATQDPWKSNYRMYSYITEELPKLIIANFPTNPDRMSICGHSMGGHGALICALKNPGKYKAVSAFAPICNPIQCPWGQKAFSGYLGPDKSTWEPYDATVLAASYSGPQLDILIDQGRDDQFLSAGQLLPDNLISTCSEKKIPVVFRLQPGYDHSYFFIYSFMNDHIKHHAKYLNA, encoded by the exons ATGGCCCTCACACAAGTGTCTTCCAATAAATGTGCTGGTGGCTTCCAGAAGGTTTTTGAGCATGACAG CACCGAGCTGAAGTGTAAGATGAAGTTTGCCGTCTATCTCCCTCCCAAGGCTGAAACGGACAAATGTCCCGTCATGTATTGGCTCTCTG GTCTGACGTGCACAGAGCAGAACTTCATCACTAAAGCTGGCAGTCAGCTCGCTGCTGCAGAGCACGGCATCATCGTCGTGGCTCCAGATACCAGCCCAC GTGGCTGCAACATTGAGGGTGAAGATGAGAGCTGGGATTTTGGTGCAGGTGCTGGTTTCTACGTTGATGCCACACAGGACCCCTGGAAAAGCAACTACCGCATGTACTCGTACATTACTGAGGAG CTCCCCAAGTTAATCATTGCTAACTTCCCCACCAACCCAGACAGGATGTCCATATGTGGACACTCCATGGGCGGCCACGGGGCGCTTATTTGTGCCTTGAAGAACCCTGGGAAATATAAG GCTGTGTCTGCGTTCGCCCCCATCTGTAACCCCATCCAATGTCCCTGGGGTCAAAAAGCCTTCTCAGGGTACCTGGGCCCTGACAAGTCCACATGGGAG CCGTATGATGCCACAGTGTTGGCAGCGTCTTACTCAGGCCCTCAGCTTGACATCCTCATCGATCAGGGTCGTGATGATCAGTTCCTGTCAGCTGGTCAGCTGCTGCCCGACAACCTGATCAGCACCTGCTCTGAGAAAAAAATCCCTGTCGTCTTCAGACTGCAGCCG GGCTACGACCACAGTTACTTCTTCATCTACTCCTTTATGAACGACCACATTAAACACCACGCTAAGTACCTGAACGCCTGA